The genomic interval AACGTACATTTCACAAACTGATCTAAGGCGTTTAGATACACGTTGCCAAAGAATTGGCTTGTCAAGTTGCCAATCGGCAACCCTCGATCGGGGCCTGAAGCGCCTAAACGCTTGTGCTGTGGAACGCGTTCAAAACGTTCTCGAGGCCCTACTCGTTGAGCCAAAGGAACTGGATCGTGATTCACAATTGTTCGAACCAAGGATCGAATGGATTCTGCATGTTCCATCGAACCCAGCTTTTTATCTAACAGACTCAGAAGCGTCGGCCGATGAATTGATGGAAAAAAAGCACGAACGTCCATTTTTAAAGCGTAGGCGCGTACTTTTCCTCCACGAGTCAGATGACGCATCTTTTGCTGAAGAGCATGCATGGCCGCGTGCGTACCCTTTCCAACGCGGCAGGCATAAGAGTCTGAAATAAAACTTTTCTCAAAAATCGGCTCCAGTTGAGCATGAAGCAGGTGATGAACCACTCGGTCTCTAAAGTCAGCAGCGTGTATCTCGCGATACTTGGGGCGGTCGGTCACAAACACCGTTCCGGGACCCGGAAGGTATCCTGAGTGAAGGCGTTTGGTTAAATCAAACACTCTCTCTCCATAGCGCATTCGAAACAAAATGGCATCGAGCCTCCCACGCTTGCGTTTCATGCAAGCCTGAGCGGCACGGTGCACATCCTCATACGAAGGCCATGAACTCATACTTTTGTTTCTCCCATCTTCAACGCACGCAGCGAACATAGTTTGTATTGCTGATGTTATTCGTGTTGACGTTGCCATTATTGAAATTCACGTTCCACGCATTGGACGGGGACGCCATTCGTTCGCGTGAGTTGCTTTTGCGCAGAGGTTTTTGAACAACCTCTGCTAGCCACACGGTGTCTTGTCAACAAGCGAACCGTTTGGCGCTTTTTTTTGCCAAGAACCCGGGTTCCTGGCGAACCCACCGCACGGGATCGAATAAGCACGCCCTTTTTCATACCGACTTTTGCAAACCGGCACTGGAAGGTTCTGGCTTTGACATTTTCAGTTTCTTCCGCCAACCCACTGCCTGCCGAGTTAAGTCTATCACCTGCTTCATGATCAACATAAATTCATTAAACGACGAAAATGCTTTTACCTCCTTGCCCACATTCATTAATAGCCTCATTGTCTCAACTTCTTCACAAAGCCTTGTCACTTTCTGTACGCGCTCCTCCGGCCGCATCGCTTCGCTGATGAGAATTAGAACGCTCAGCGCTTGATTTCGTAACTGCGTCCCTAATACGTAGCGATGGTATTGAGGAAATCCACGAACTACTAAATCCAATTTAACCACCAAGTCAATTGCCGTTCGATAGATCGGCAAACTTTCGTAATAACTCTTATCCACTCTTTCTCCCTTCGGTTCTTAGTAAAAAGTAAAAAATCCCGTCTTCAACGCACGCAGCGAACATAGCCTGCACCGCTGATGCTACCCGTGCCGACGTGGCCAGCATCGAAATACACGCGCCACGCAACGGACGGGGACGGCGCATAGACCGTTGAGGTCCAGTAAGAACTAGATTGCGTCCCAGGAAAGGTCGTTGTGTCAATCGAAGGGCTGCTGGTCGTGTAGTCCACCAAGGTCTGCAGTTCAATGCGTGTTGGTAGGCGCCAATGGTTGAATCCACCGGTTGCTTGGCTCGCACAATAAGCCTGAGCCGATCCAGCGGCTGCAAAAGCGCTCCAAGGATAAGCGCCCGTGCTCCCCGTCTGTTGCCAACGTAGGCCAGTATACGAATCTGTCACAACGCCATTCGACACGGAATAGCGTCCACCTTGATTCGCTA from Myxococcaceae bacterium carries:
- a CDS encoding four helix bundle protein, which encodes MDKSYYESLPIYRTAIDLVVKLDLVVRGFPQYHRYVLGTQLRNQALSVLILISEAMRPEERVQKVTRLCEEVETMRLLMNVGKEVKAFSSFNEFMLIMKQVIDLTRQAVGWRKKLKMSKPEPSSAGLQKSV